The following proteins are encoded in a genomic region of Ornithinibacillus sp. 4-3:
- a CDS encoding recombinase family protein, producing the protein MWNHTKGKDVRKVAHTPYGYRIENGIAVIDEEKAEKVRNLYKGYLSGLSLSVAAKTAGIDAYHGTAGRMLRNERYLGDDYYPAIIDKETYERAEAERVKRAKKLGRIFEPKIEDKPTISKKFTIGQVVQKYTNPFTQAEFVYSLIESEVQQDGS; encoded by the coding sequence ATGTGGAATCACACTAAGGGAAAGGATGTGAGAAAAGTGGCGCATACGCCTTATGGCTATAGGATAGAGAATGGAATAGCAGTTATCGATGAAGAAAAAGCTGAAAAGGTTAGGAATTTGTATAAGGGTTACTTATCAGGCCTTTCCTTATCGGTCGCGGCAAAGACTGCTGGAATAGATGCTTATCATGGAACTGCTGGAAGGATGCTAAGAAATGAACGTTATCTTGGTGATGATTATTACCCTGCCATCATTGATAAAGAGACATACGAAAGAGCAGAAGCAGAGAGGGTAAAGAGAGCGAAAAAGCTAGGAAGAATCTTTGAACCCAAGATAGAAGATAAACCTACTATTTCTAAGAAATTTACCATAGGACAAGTAGTTCAGAAGTATACAAATCCTTTTACACAAGCGGAATTTGTATATAGCTTAATAGAAAGTGAGGTGCAGCAAGATGGCAGTTAA
- a CDS encoding recombinase family protein encodes MKKITKIEGNKVASIIKPKLRVAAYCRVSTGSDEQLVSLQAQKSHYETYIKANPEWEYVGLYYDEGISGTKKENRTELLRMLSDCENKKIDLIITKSISRFARNTTDCLEMVRKLLDLGIYIYFEKENINTQSMESELMLSILSGLAESESISISENNKWAIQKRFQNGTFKISYPPYGYDNIDGQMVVNPEQAEIVKYIFAEVLSGKGTQKIADDLNQKGIPSKRGGRWTATTIRGILKNEKYTGDVILQKTYTDSRFNKRTNYGEKNRYLIENHHEAIISHEVFEAVEAALNQRAKEKGIEKRNDKYQNRYSFSGKIICSECGSTFKRRIHSSGTRKYVAWCCSKHLKQITECSMQFIRDEDIKKAFATMINKLIFGRKLILQPLLDALRGMSNSDNLSRIQELERQIEKNAEQRELLVKLMAKGYLEPALFNRENNELQMEADNYMEQKEALIHALNGELSKVQEVSNLIKFTNKAKMINSFNDQLFNDYVEKIIVFSRVEIGFVLKCGITLRERM; translated from the coding sequence ATGAAAAAGATAACGAAAATAGAAGGAAATAAGGTTGCATCGATTATCAAACCTAAACTACGAGTGGCCGCATACTGTCGTGTTTCTACGGGTAGTGATGAACAGTTAGTAAGTCTACAAGCACAAAAATCCCATTATGAGACTTACATAAAGGCAAACCCAGAATGGGAGTATGTTGGCTTGTATTATGATGAGGGAATTAGTGGCACCAAAAAAGAAAACCGAACGGAACTTCTCAGAATGCTGTCAGATTGTGAAAATAAGAAGATTGACTTAATTATTACAAAGTCCATTAGTAGGTTTGCGAGAAACACTACGGATTGTTTGGAGATGGTTCGTAAACTGTTGGACCTAGGGATTTATATCTATTTCGAAAAAGAAAATATCAATACCCAATCAATGGAAAGTGAGTTGATGCTTTCTATATTAAGCGGGCTTGCAGAAAGTGAGTCAATCTCCATTTCAGAAAATAACAAGTGGGCAATTCAAAAGAGATTTCAGAACGGAACTTTTAAGATTTCATACCCACCATATGGTTATGACAACATTGACGGTCAAATGGTGGTAAATCCTGAGCAAGCTGAAATTGTAAAGTATATTTTCGCAGAAGTATTATCAGGCAAGGGTACACAGAAAATAGCAGATGATCTTAATCAAAAGGGTATCCCCTCTAAAAGAGGCGGCCGTTGGACGGCTACGACAATTCGAGGAATTCTAAAAAATGAGAAATATACCGGGGATGTTATACTGCAAAAAACCTATACAGATTCCCGTTTTAATAAGCGCACCAATTATGGTGAGAAAAACAGATATTTAATAGAAAATCACCATGAGGCAATTATCAGCCATGAAGTGTTTGAAGCAGTAGAGGCTGCCTTAAATCAAAGGGCAAAAGAAAAGGGAATAGAAAAGCGTAATGATAAGTACCAAAACCGGTATTCTTTCTCCGGAAAAATTATTTGCTCGGAATGTGGTAGCACCTTTAAAAGACGAATTCATTCATCCGGCACAAGAAAATATGTAGCCTGGTGTTGTAGTAAACACTTAAAGCAGATAACAGAATGTTCAATGCAGTTTATTCGAGATGAGGATATAAAGAAGGCCTTTGCTACTATGATTAACAAGCTGATTTTCGGTAGAAAACTTATTCTACAACCACTATTAGATGCTTTGCGTGGAATGAGCAACTCAGATAACCTTTCAAGAATTCAGGAATTAGAGAGGCAAATTGAAAAAAATGCAGAACAGAGAGAACTGCTTGTAAAGCTTATGGCAAAGGGTTATCTAGAACCTGCCCTTTTTAACAGAGAAAACAATGAACTGCAAATGGAAGCAGATAATTATATGGAGCAAAAAGAAGCTTTAATTCATGCTTTAAATGGAGAATTATCAAAGGTGCAGGAAGTAAGCAACTTAATAAAGTTTACTAATAAGGCTAAAATGATAAATTCATTTAACGACCAACTTTTCAATGATTATGTTGAAAAAATTATCGTTTTCTCAAGGGTAGAGATAGGTTTTGTTCTGAAATGTGGAATCACACTAAGGGAAAGGATGTGA
- a CDS encoding SHOCT domain-containing protein: protein MNQHEDKKVTKISDEVVDKSTTVLKRVSQEQLQREFDYIQAEKLLRKMLQKGLITEAEFNKIDALNRQTFSPFLAEIMP, encoded by the coding sequence GTGAATCAGCACGAGGATAAAAAAGTTACTAAGATCTCGGATGAGGTTGTAGACAAAAGCACCACCGTACTTAAGAGAGTATCACAGGAACAGTTACAACGTGAGTTTGATTATATCCAAGCAGAAAAATTGCTGAGAAAGATGCTTCAAAAAGGTTTAATAACGGAGGCAGAATTCAACAAGATAGACGCACTCAACCGCCAAACTTTCTCTCCTTTTTTAGCAGAGATAATGCCCTGA
- a CDS encoding N-acetylmuramoyl-L-alanine amidase produces the protein MIKRGRQVCVHAFIGKLADGSIATYQTLPWNHRGWHAGGTANNSHIGFEICEDGLTDASYFSAVYKEALELCVYLCKLYGFSEKDIICHSEGYKQGIASNHGDVMHWFPKHGKSMDTFRADVKKLLSAENKPVDSVKKKYYRVQIGAYSDSANAEAQLAKAKKAGFTDAFIKYD, from the coding sequence ATGATAAAGAGAGGCCGTCAAGTATGTGTCCATGCCTTTATTGGTAAATTAGCAGATGGTTCCATTGCAACCTATCAAACATTGCCTTGGAATCACCGAGGTTGGCATGCTGGAGGAACTGCAAACAATTCTCATATTGGATTTGAAATTTGCGAGGACGGTTTGACCGATGCCTCGTATTTTTCTGCTGTTTACAAGGAAGCCTTGGAGCTTTGTGTATATCTTTGCAAACTCTATGGGTTTAGTGAAAAAGATATCATCTGTCACAGCGAAGGTTATAAACAGGGCATTGCCAGTAACCATGGCGATGTGATGCACTGGTTCCCTAAACATGGGAAGAGCATGGACACCTTTCGAGCGGATGTGAAGAAACTATTAAGTGCTGAAAATAAACCAGTAGACTCTGTGAAAAAGAAATATTATCGAGTGCAGATCGGTGCTTATTCTGACAGTGCAAATGCTGAGGCACAGCTTGCTAAAGCTAAAAAGGCAGGCTTTACGGATGCATTTATTAAGTATGATTAA
- a CDS encoding S-layer homology domain-containing protein has protein sequence MKKILITGMLLFALCIGHPVIATGSTNDEEVNFQDIQGHWAQSDIELIVQTGALAGYPDGTFKPNESISRAQFSKILGSLMDVSSENPAFTDIAGHWAQSYISGLVDKGVILPSEYPHGYAPNAAITRLEMSQMISRALATEHSVWQEALHELQQMKYIKLPFTDGIHLASADKPYVALASGSGIVNGLTDGSFRADGLATRAEAAVMLARYLQARETAPDISTLVAKFEGKPTIYEMLQKPNIQLEQVRYQIVYHASSETQTYTQPFHDLIWDGEKYIALGDVGRYHVPHVFISTDGVNWEDQGPIPVFGLSKLIYDGSKYMAVGDFTPVGNSATMYYVDENGERKLYEGNGRNEFDLLGTDQINVAASKDGSNWEVISGYHEPGTGGSSRSPDIFLFEKDGLIVLLHSMRAFFSSNGEDFTSETKYTITDPRNVTPPGYNYLGKGTSLTTGDQKLAFDGKAYYNTISDYFGFGIIRSTDVINWEFVYFDPRTDFENFHFHAHRIFINDGKYYVINGDKIVVSDDGINWRSETFEASDMFTNGHSYSSRAIYYKGYYFMKKVMSHEPTLYVTKDFKEFSEIKAADYDQSFSLYEREQILYVDDNYIFTTFNVYTLVESEDHS, from the coding sequence ATGAAAAAAATACTGATTACCGGAATGCTCCTATTCGCATTATGTATTGGACATCCTGTTATTGCTACTGGTTCGACGAATGACGAAGAAGTGAATTTCCAGGATATTCAGGGACATTGGGCGCAATCCGACATCGAACTCATCGTCCAAACAGGTGCTCTTGCAGGGTATCCTGATGGCACATTTAAGCCGAACGAAAGCATCTCAAGGGCACAATTTAGTAAAATATTAGGGAGCTTAATGGATGTATCAAGCGAGAATCCAGCTTTCACGGATATCGCAGGACATTGGGCACAATCGTACATTAGCGGGCTTGTTGATAAAGGGGTTATACTACCGAGTGAATATCCCCATGGATATGCTCCGAATGCAGCGATTACGAGATTAGAGATGAGCCAAATGATCAGCAGAGCTTTGGCTACAGAACACTCAGTTTGGCAAGAAGCATTGCATGAACTGCAGCAAATGAAGTATATAAAATTACCTTTTACAGATGGAATACATCTGGCGAGTGCGGACAAACCGTATGTCGCATTAGCTAGTGGTTCGGGCATCGTTAACGGTTTGACAGATGGATCATTTCGCGCTGATGGTTTAGCAACGAGAGCAGAAGCAGCTGTTATGCTCGCCCGATATTTACAAGCTAGAGAAACGGCTCCCGACATCAGCACTTTAGTCGCCAAATTCGAAGGGAAGCCGACCATTTATGAAATGCTGCAGAAGCCCAATATTCAATTGGAGCAAGTCCGCTATCAGATCGTCTATCATGCATCCAGCGAAACGCAAACATACACACAACCATTCCATGATTTGATATGGGATGGAGAAAAATATATTGCACTTGGGGACGTAGGAAGATACCATGTGCCGCATGTGTTCATCTCCACCGACGGTGTAAATTGGGAGGATCAAGGCCCTATTCCTGTTTTCGGTCTCAGCAAACTAATTTACGACGGTTCTAAGTATATGGCAGTGGGAGATTTTACACCCGTGGGCAATTCGGCAACGATGTACTATGTCGACGAGAATGGTGAACGAAAGCTGTATGAAGGAAACGGACGAAACGAATTTGACTTATTAGGGACTGATCAAATTAACGTGGCCGCTTCAAAGGACGGGTCAAACTGGGAGGTCATATCGGGATACCATGAGCCTGGAACTGGAGGCTCCTCCAGGTCACCGGACATTTTCCTTTTTGAAAAAGATGGGTTGATTGTCCTGTTACATAGCATGAGGGCGTTCTTCTCATCAAATGGAGAAGATTTCACAAGCGAGACGAAGTACACGATTACCGATCCTCGTAACGTAACACCTCCGGGATACAATTACTTAGGCAAGGGCACAAGTCTCACTACTGGCGACCAGAAATTAGCCTTCGACGGTAAGGCGTATTATAACACCATATCAGACTATTTTGGATTCGGGATCATCCGCTCAACGGACGTGATCAACTGGGAATTTGTCTATTTTGATCCGCGTACAGATTTTGAGAACTTTCATTTCCATGCGCATCGAATTTTTATAAATGACGGCAAATATTATGTCATAAATGGCGACAAAATAGTGGTATCTGATGACGGCATAAACTGGAGAAGCGAAACATTCGAAGCGAGTGACATGTTCACAAATGGTCATTCTTATTCATCTCGAGCAATCTATTATAAGGGCTACTATTTTATGAAGAAGGTTATGTCCCATGAGCCTACCTTGTATGTGACCAAAGATTTTAAAGAGTTTAGCGAAATTAAAGCGGCAGATTATGATCAAAGTTTCTCGCTATATGAAAGGGAGCAAATCCTATATGTCGACGACAACTATATCTTTACAACATTCAATGTGTACACTTTAGTCGAATCCGAGGACCATTCTTAA
- a CDS encoding serine hydrolase domain-containing protein, with amino-acid sequence MDLYEIVKQNYPNICQIVASKGGRVLYKQSLNNYSSEHHLHVASVTKSIISLLIGIAIDQNLMESVETRILDFFPEYKVKRGEKTIQEVTLHHLLTMTAPFKFKSEPWTKVCSSKDWTQEVLDLLGGRKGVTGQFHYTTLGIHILSEILTRASAMSTIDFANTYLFEPLGIEPRSGITVQNKEEHIQFITSKSPKDKVWLCDPQGTAVAGFGLCLSADEMLKIGQMCLNDGMYQQQRIVSEEWFTHMLSPKQSCGEKFISMQYGFLWWVHDAEKGIVSAMGDGGNIIYVNKSIDLVVSIASTFKPRVFDRVAFIQKHIEPLASLS; translated from the coding sequence ATGGATTTATATGAAATTGTGAAACAAAACTATCCAAACATTTGTCAGATCGTAGCCAGTAAAGGTGGCAGGGTATTGTACAAACAATCCTTGAATAATTACAGCTCTGAACACCACTTACATGTTGCTTCCGTCACCAAGAGTATCATTTCATTGTTGATTGGCATTGCAATAGATCAAAATCTCATGGAAAGCGTTGAGACGAGGATTTTAGATTTTTTCCCTGAATATAAGGTGAAGCGGGGCGAAAAAACGATCCAAGAAGTAACGCTGCATCATTTGCTTACGATGACGGCCCCATTCAAATTCAAGTCGGAGCCTTGGACGAAGGTATGCTCATCTAAAGATTGGACGCAGGAAGTTTTGGATTTGTTGGGAGGGCGTAAAGGGGTAACTGGCCAATTTCACTATACGACATTGGGCATTCATATATTAAGCGAGATCCTGACTCGTGCAAGCGCAATGAGTACAATTGACTTTGCCAATACATATTTATTTGAGCCATTAGGTATCGAACCACGGTCTGGTATTACCGTGCAAAATAAAGAAGAACATATCCAATTTATAACTTCTAAGAGTCCTAAAGATAAGGTCTGGCTATGCGATCCGCAAGGGACAGCGGTAGCAGGCTTCGGGTTATGTCTATCCGCTGATGAAATGTTAAAAATCGGTCAAATGTGTCTGAATGATGGAATGTATCAACAACAGAGGATTGTGTCTGAGGAATGGTTCACGCACATGCTTTCTCCCAAACAATCATGTGGCGAAAAGTTCATCTCTATGCAATATGGTTTTCTGTGGTGGGTTCACGATGCGGAGAAGGGGATCGTGTCAGCAATGGGAGATGGCGGGAATATCATCTACGTGAATAAAAGTATAGATTTGGTTGTGTCCATTGCTTCCACATTCAAACCGCGAGTGTTTGATCGAGTGGCCTTTATCCAAAAACATATAGAGCCACTAGCAAGCTTATCGTAA